Proteins encoded within one genomic window of Neodiprion fabricii isolate iyNeoFabr1 chromosome 6, iyNeoFabr1.1, whole genome shotgun sequence:
- the LOC124185686 gene encoding palmitoyltransferase Hip14, translating into MYALQMQTACQGEGSGEPEDPSSIQQEPTRPATQDCSAYDIVRATQYGALERVTELVEAGANVNQPDSETVTLLHWASINNRKEIVKYLIAKGAIVDAIGGELASTPLHWATRQGHLPTVVLLLRAGADPSLRDSEGFSCIHLAAQFGHTAIVAYLVAKGVNPNMPDRSAMTPLMWSAYKVNSLDPTRLLLTLGASNSLTDNLHGNTALHWAIIAKNNTAISTLVHSGASLDVPNFQNETPQSLLSPHIGAVWLGHKISQEIKEKQGRTRAWCRDKRVRWYCMVSTPFFVFYIIGLVLQSGFDYLAKLGAFLTIYIAVYLANHFLFDERLFHILPMSIYLATKMWIYITWIFWLGVHAAWYLWFMLVVGSVPLWTCFLKSWRGNPGVITATHEDKLNTIIALAESGGFEPQWFCSSCLVRRPMRSKHCSSCDRCVARFDHHCPWVNNCIGANNHKYFLGFLASLLALCIVVLSASVQYWQFECWSNLTNGHSPDNYLVSAATCDAWVAWVSANTALHSFWVGTLLACQCYQIMVLGMTTNERMNAGRYKHFKQGNPFHRGAIQNAADFCGLSFCGVKAKPSSDWLHSFDLKQSIEKLPLLAAKDNYQYV; encoded by the exons atGTATGCCCTACAAATGCAAACTGCCTGTCAGGGCGAAGGCAGTGGTGAACCGGAAGATCCAAGTAGTATACAACAGGAGCCAACGCGTCCTGCTACTCAGGATTGTAGCGCGTACGACATTGTCAGAGCTACACAG TATGGCGCCTTGGAGCGAGTTACTGAATTAGTTGAAGCTGGGGCAAATGTGAATCAACCAGATTCGGAGACTGTTACTCTCTTGCATTGGGCATCGATCAACAATCGGAAGGAAATTGTCAAATATCTTATTGCCAAAGGCGCTATCGTCGATGCAATCGGTGGAGAATTAGCCTCGACTCCGCTTCATTGGGCCACAAG gcaAGGACACCTACCAACGGTCGTATTATTGCTAAGAGCAGGTGCTGATCCTTCTTTGAGAGACTCGGAAGGATTTTCATGCATTCATTTGGCAGCTCAGTTCGGTCATACAGCTATCGTTGCATATCTAGTCGCAAAAGGAGTTAATCCAAATATGCCTGATAGAAGCGCCATGACTCCGTTAATGTGGAGTGCATATAAAGTGAATAG TCTAGATCCAACCCGATTGTTATTAACCCTGGGTGCATCAAATTCACTCACAGACAACCTCCATGGTAATACAGCCTTGCATTGGGCCATTATAGCAAAGAACAACACTGCCATATCAACGTTAGTTCACAGTGGGGCATCGTTAGATGTTCCCAACTTTCAAAATGAAACACCTCAAAGCTTGTTGAGTCCACATATAGGAGCAGTGTGGCTGGGTCATAAGATAAGTCAAGAAATTAAGGAGAAACAAGGACGCACAAGAGCATGGTGCAGAGACAAG AGAGTGAGATGGTATTGTATGGTCAGCACTCCGTTCTTCGTGTTTTACATCATCGGATTAGTCCTCCAAAGTGGATTTGATTATTTAGCAAAATTAGGTGCCTTCCTCACCATCTACATAGCCGTCTACTTGGCGAATCACTTTCTGTTTGACGAACgtctttttcacattttgcCCATGTCAATATACCTGGCTACAAAG ATGTGGATATATATAACATGGATATTTTGGCTGGGAGTACATGCAGCCTGGTATCTGTGGTTCATGTTAGTTGTTGGATCCGTACCTTTGTGGACAtgctttttaaaatcatgGAGGGGAAATCCAGGAGTGATTACAGCAACGCATGAAGACAAATTAAAT ACAATTATTGCGTTGGCAGAATCTGGTGGTTTTGAACCGCAATGGTTTTGCAGTAGTTGCTTGGTTAGAAGACCGATGCGCTCAAAGCATTGTTCTTCTTGTGATCGCTGTGTTGCTCGATTCGACCACCACTGTCCTTGGGTGAATAACTGCATTG GAGCAAACAATCATAAATATTTCCTTGGATTCTTGGCATCTCTACTAGCCTTGTGTATTGTAGTTTTGTCAGCAAGCGTACAATACTGGCAGTTTGAGTGTTGGAGTAATCTCACAAATGGCCATAGTCCAGATAATTACTTGGTATCAGCAGCTACTTGCGACGCGTGGGTAGCTTGGGTATCTGCAAATACAGCACTTCATTCTTTTTGGGTAGGAACGTTGTTGGCTTGTCAGTGCTACCAG ATCATGGTCCTGGGTATGACGACCAATGAACGTATGAACGCAGGTCGTTACAAACACTTCAAGCAAGGTAATCCCTTTCACAGAGGGGCAATACAGAACGCTGCTGATTTTTGTGGGTTAAGCTTCTGTGGTGTTAAAGCAAAGCCGAGCTCAGACTGGTTGCACAGCTTTGATCTCAAGCAGAGCATAGAAAAATTACCTTTGCTTGCGGCAAAAGACAATTATCAATATGTATAA